Genomic window (Phragmites australis chromosome 21, lpPhrAust1.1, whole genome shotgun sequence):
CACCCTTTATATGCCTTAACCAAAATTTTTGTCTCACTGTCTTTGTCACAATATACCATGTAATTTTGTCTATTCCAGTGATGATTATACACTTAAGTTTTTCACTTCAGATAATATTTCTTCTTTCACTTAAAAAGTAAAGGGGCATCTCTATAATGTCATACCACCGTTCGCATTAATCACAGCAAACTCATGAGATTACTTTGATATTCGCAGCTTGTGAACCATGGGGTGGATGGAGGGCTGTTGCAGCAAGTTAAGGCTGACATCGCAGAGTTCTTCAGCCTTCCACTGGAAGAAAAGTTGGCAGTGGCGATTGCACCAAATGGCATGCAAGGGTTTGGCCACCACTTTGTTTTCTCTAAGGAACAGAAGCTGGACTGGGTCGATTTGTTGTTCCTCGCCACACGGCCTATTGAGGAAAGGAACCTGGCCTTCTGGCCTACAAAACCTTCCACATTCAGGTGAATTTATCTTATATCACTCAGTTACCACCACTTTTAAAGAAAATTTCACCCTTCATGTCCGTAACAATTGGATGCTAGGTTTGTTCATCTAGTCCAGATTTTATCATacaaaatttatctaaaatagGTAAACACCAGGAGTTAGAGAATTGCTTCTGTAAGCCAACGTGGAAGGTATCTTTCCAAGGCTTATTGCTATTGTCATATTTGTGATTGGCTAGATGATAATCTTAAACCATGCTTTATGCTGAAGTAGACAAAGATTttagagtgaattgcacaaaactacaagtattgtgttATTTGTAACAAAAAAACTACAGGTATTGTgaatagtaacacaaaactacaagtaatGCACTAATTTAACATAAACcccgattttaattagattcacctaaaaaatgaccttatatttattaaaaaattctagaattttttatatgttcTATAATCCacgtgcaacccattttaattggactaacccaaaaatcatgtgtagactttaaactaaaattcttcaaaagagctacttttataaatcctaacaattgttagggcctcaaataaaatctcaaaaatataggaaaattcactaatattcttcttatattatgaaataatatctaaaattatttccagacctaggttatatgatgaaaaagtgagttactttgtaatgctccatttatatacttacaaaggaactcactttttcaccatgtAACATAGGGATGtggataattttagaaattatcccatcacataataagaatattagtgaattttcccatatttttgggattttatttgaggctctaACAATTTTTAGGAGTTATTAAAGTAtcttttttggataattttagtttaaatcaTACATAggattttttgggtgaattcaattaaaataagttgAACATGGACTatggaacacatacaaaaagttctaggatttttttaataaacataagaccattttttgtgaatctaattaaaatcgggttttatgttaaattagtgcacaatacttgtagttttgtattacaaatagcacaatacttgtagttttgtgcaattcactcaagATTTTATTCAACATGGATGACACTACATCCTTTTGTTCAAATTGTGCATTTACGTGAATGCTATATACAAGAAACCTTGAAGGCCTTTTCTTTAAGCTTTGGAGGCCATTTTTGTCGCTGATGTTTACTCTTTTCTAGGGACACACTGGATAAGTACTCATTGGAACTTGCAAATGTATCTGCACAGCTGTTCAAATTTATGGCCAACAACCTTGGAGTTGATCAGGAGGCGCTCCTTGGTCCCTTCAAGGGGCTGCCTCAGAGCGTAAGGATCAACTATTACCCTCCCTGTAGTCAAGCTGACAAGGTGTTAGGACTCTCACCGCACACGGATGGTGTTGGCATGACATTCCTCCTCCACGTAAATGATGTAGAAGGACTGCAAATCAGGAAGGATGGCAACTGGTTCTCCGTGCAGGCCTTGCCTGGAGCTCTTGTCGTCAACATAGGGGACATTCTTGAGGTGCATGTAGTTATCTTTACTAAATATATGTTCCATAGAAAATTGCCTGGTAACTATAAATGAATGCTTTAACTTGTTCAGAGTTTACACTTGATCACATCAACTATCAGTTTTATAGCATTAtatctccaacagatcctcACCAATGGCAAGTACCAGAGTATTGAGCACAGGGCAGTGATAAACCCCGACAAGGAAAGGATTACGATTGCTGCATTCCACAGCGCCCACCTTTTCTGCACGATTGGACCGCTTCAGGAGCTGCTGAAGGCAGGCAAGGTGCACTACAGGGCGATAGATGGTGTTGAGTTTACCAAGGGCTACTTTTCTGCTAAGCTAGAAGGCAGAAGGTACTTGGAGAGCTTAAAGCTAGGCATATGAGAGCTTTAAGCCATCTGGAAGGGACTCACTGGCATGTAAACAGGACTCCTCTTGCGGACGGACACTAAGATGGAATAGGCCCGCTTCCTCATTAGTACTTGTTTATAGACTGGACAGTCGGCTGGTCCATAGAATAGAGATAAAAGCATTACCACAGGCTCATTCGTTGCAGCGCTCCCTGCGGGTAATAGCAAGAGAGTGAAGAACGAACGATCGCCCGTTTGTTGTTAGTGATGCTGTGTGCTACCCCAGAACTTTCTGGTATGAAAGGTCTGGATTTTATCTTGCATGTAAgatatgtttgttttcttccccTCTCCAATAAAAAGGATTAAAGTTAATGCGGTGTCATCCTCTTTCGATATTAAAAAGAACTACTCGATCAGCAGAACTTGATGTATtattgagaaaaaagaagaagagcagATCAGTGCAGTTGCTTTTGACCTTTGAGTACTAGAAAGGTGTTTAATCCTTGATCGAGAGTGAGACCACACTACACCTGTCCACCAGTAGGCAGCTTGCATATACAAACTGCTGTACCTATCTAGAGTATAAAAATACTCACCAAGCTTCAGGCAAGCCAAGGCTCTGGCGGGAAAGAACCCTCAATCTGCGCCGTTGGCTGCTGAAAGAACGGTGGCCGTGCAGGTTGCTGCATCGGTGAGAAGCCGGGCATGTACCCCATGTGTTGGTAGGGTGGTCATGAAGAACCATGTTCCGGTCCGGAACCAGATCCTCTGATTTAGAAGAGCAAGTCAGCCGCGAACAGCAGAATGAACAGTGGCCCGTGAGAGAGTGAATAGTGATTTTGTTCATGAATTGCTGTACTGATCTGACCTTTACTGTAACGAGGGATCTACATCGGTACTGTTCCTTCTATTATAACAGCACTGTAGCACGAATAAGTCATTGTTACTGTTCACAGATGACTTGATATGGTTCCGGTCCTGAAGGGGAAATTGGGCCGTACAGCTGAGGGTAGTAATGCTGCAGCACTTGAGAGTCGTACAGTGCCTGCTCACGAATTTTTATATCTGATGATTTCAGTTAGATTACCAGATAGAAATTAACGAGCCATCCAAGACTAAAATGTTATTGGCTTGTTCTgcacattgcttagatgaaaCGGGTACCTTGACACTGCAATCGACTGGATCCCCAGCATGCCGGGCATCCGTCTGAAGGGCATCCCCAGCTTCATTAGGACGACCGGCTGGGACGACGTCATGCTCAACTTCGATGGCGGCGAGGCGCAGAACGCGCGCAAGGCTCGCGGTGTCATCCTGAAGACGTACGACGCGCTGGAGCAGGACGTCGTGGACGCGCTGGAGCAGAGTTCCCGTGCGTGGACAACGTCGGCCCGCTCGACGCGTTCGCTAAAGCGGCGCGTAGCGACGTGGAGGCGATCGGCGGGAACCTGTGGAAGGAAGACACGAGTTGCTTCCGGTGGCTGGACACCCAGCAGTCGGGCTCGGTTGTGTACGTCAACTTCGGCAGTATCACGGTGATGACCCCCGCAGCCCCGTTCAGCTCGCCGAGTTCGCGTGGGGCCTGGCGCGCTGTGGCCGGACGTTCTTGTGGGTCATCAGGCCGGACCTCGTCTCCGGCGAGAACGCCATGCTGCCGGAGGACTTCGCCACCGACACCAAAGAAAGAGGAGTTCTTGCGAGCTGGTGCCCGCAAGAGCTCGTCCTCTCGCACGCGTCGGTGGGTCTGTTCCTGATGCACTGCGGGTGGAACTCAACGCTGGAGAGCATAAGCGCCGGCGTGGCCCTGCACCTGGGCAGGGAATGCTCCAGTGCCCGGTGCAGCAGATGCCGCGCGGAGGAGGCGGATGCACCGGCGCTCGCGTAGTGTGATAGTGTCCCTATCACGCACCCAAGCCCGAAAATAAAGCCATGGTTTACGCCAAACGGTTGCAGCACGGCACGGCGGCGGGCACACTGGCGAACATTTCAAATAACGACTACCCTCCTTGCATATTTCTCGTTTTTGCTTCTCCCTCTTCTGAATTTATCTGAGCTTGAAAGTTTACAGTATGATGCAGCACTGTAATAGCAATCTCCGACAATTTTGTAGAATTTATGTTCGTATATTTGAGTGAAGATTGCTTCTTGCAGAACAGATGCTGTATTTGCCATGCACAGACGTACGCACTCTACTACTCTAGCAAGTAGCAAGAATCGTTTGCTTACGTATGTCACTGCACATGCCGTAGATGAGAGCTATGTCGACGCGATGGAGCTGCATCTTCCCGTGCATGTTCACCATCGGCCCGCTCCCGACGTTCGACAAGACTGCGGCGCGGCCGGAGGTGGCCGCGCGCGATCGGCGGCAACCTCTGGAATGAGGACGCGAGCTGCCTCCAGTGGCTGGACGCCCGGGGGACGGGCTCGGTCGTGTACGTCAACTTCGGCAGCATCACGGTCATGACGCCGTCTCAGCTCGCCGAGTTCGCGTGGGGGTTGGCGCACTGCGGCCGGCGTTTCCTGTGGGGCAACAGGCAGGACCTCGTCACCGGCGAGAAGGCCATGCTGCCGGAGGAGTTCGTCGACGAGACCAAAGAGAGAGGGCTCTTTCTCAGCTGGTGCCAGCAGGAACAAGTCCTGTCGCATCCATCGATCGGGCTGTTCCTGACGCACTCCGGGTGGAACTCGACACTGCAGAGCATATGCGTCGGCGTGCCGATGATATGCTGGCAGTTCTTCTGCGAGCAGATGACCAACTGCGAGCAGTTCTTCCACTGATAGCGATTGGAAGGGGTTGAGGAAAAATTTGAACGCAAATTGAGCAGTTGTAAAGAGAAGATGTCAGCTGGGGAAAAATTAGTCCTTCTCAATTTTGTGTTAAGTAGTCTTCGTGTATTTATgatatcttttttaaaaaaaatttctcgTGGTGTCCTAAAGAGACCGGAACCGTCTAGATTTTTTTAGCAAGATAAtaatcacaagaaaaaatatagattaGCACGTTGAGATATTCTTTGCTAACCAAAGGACCTGGGTGGTTTGGTTATTACTAACCTTTTGGTCAAGAATATATGCCTCCTCAGCAAATGATTTTTCGAGCTCATTAACGAGGATGAGGTGTGGCAAAAACTGCTCAAAAACATGTAGCTAGGTTTCCAAAGCCCTCACACAAGCACAAGGCAAACCAGATGATTCACATTTCTGGTTTGActttatgaaaataaaaaagaatttcTCAAATGTGGTTCTTTTTAAGTACAAGTTGTGAGCCAGACTCAATTCTAAAATGATATTTGGTTGGATAATAGTCCTTTAAGCATACAATTCCCATCTTTATATAATGTTGTGAGGCACAAGCAGATCACAATCACGAAAGTAATGAAAAACATACATCTTAACTTATCTTTCCGACGTCCAATTATAGGTGATAAATTAATTGAATGGCAAAATTTAACCTTGCAATGTTCACGCAAAATCTCTCTAATGAGAGAGATACATTAAAGTGAGCTCTAAATGAAAGTGGATTATTTTCAGTCCAATCCATATATAagcaaatgaagaatcaacCCATTACGAATTCTCGCAAGTGGTTATGACAACTGAAACTTCCTTTAAAGATAAAGATATTCCTATGGTATATATGTTGTGGGGTTATTTTAACTAAAGATAATTTAGTCAAAAGAAATTAGAATGGTAGTCTAAAGTGCTGCGTTTGCAATCACAATGAAAACAcacatcatctttttttttctcctagcTAAGAACATATAGCATATTATCAGAATAGCTTTGGATATTAATAGACCTAGGAATATAGTTCACATTGTGGGCAATTAGTTATGGGAGGTGGGaacaaagagaaagagaaaagaatctTGGTTAGGATAGCTGTTATTTTTTGAGCTATGATTTTATcgtaataatattatatttaataaaaaaacaaatatcttTTATATCCTCATTTTTAGAGGAATCTATTAGCTAAGGTTCTGAAGActattacaaaagaaaaatgaaagataAGATGTTTTGAAGGTATGCTACACTCTAGAGGTGAGTGATGGCAATAGACATCTTCGCAAAGGACGAGTAGTGTTATAGTTACATAATAGATGCTTGATACTATTTAACATGCTTTAATTCTTTACTGTTGCTGACATTTAACCAAATCATTGTAATAATAACAGTAGTTGTATGCATCAAATGCAAAAAGCTAGAATTCtatccattttctaaaaaatgcCGGCAACGGAGGAAGGCGGGACCACGAGCATCAACGTTGACCGATTGGTCGAATTCTTGCTTGCAGGAAATGATCCTGCAACTCTGCAAGCTGAACAGTACCGCTGAATCAGTTATGTACTTGCTGTGCGTATACTTGCGTATGAAAACTTATCACTCAATTTCCCCTGAACTTTTATGATGCGCAAGTGCTACTGTACTACATTTGTTTCTTTCAGGGTTCAGTCTGTTTCATAGTGGAAAACCTGATGTCATATGAACAATGTTCATTTCAAAGTGGAGCATTTTGATGCTTGTCAGTATTTCAGAGTTTCACCGGTCACACTACATAATGAACTGTGAATCGTTTTATTTCTATATGAGTATAACAGTAGTAGAACTCGGTGTCTCCCtttccaagaaaaagaaaatgttctTATTGCAAGAGCAGAACTGGGTATTTCCTCACAAAAAGAACAGTACTGCATATTTCAGATAACTAACAGCACGGCAGTACTTTGGACAAGAACATGTCTCAGAAACTTATTTTaacgaatttttttaatttgaacttgAGATTCACTTGGCCGTACAGTGGATTCAGCAAAGAAATgcattgcaaaaatttgaaaaaaatcagaaataatgGAAGAACAAATCTTTGGATGCTTTTTCAGTCAAGTGAGTACCACGGACTCTGTTACAGACCACCAATAGTCTGCAGCAGATTGACATCAGATCAATTTGACAGGATTTTCAGCAAGTCACTTTGATGTGTTTGAATCTGAATTTGACCTTACAGGCCTTGAAGCTTCCTGGTTGTTTGTGCTTGTAGCTGCAGTTGAAGAGGTTGGCTGAGCTGATTGAGAGCCTGGTAAGGTATTCAGCAGTAAGGCATGAATTTTACTGAAAACAAAGAGGTGATGTACATTTTTTTTGCTGCAGTTAACTTATGTTACGGCATCTAACTGTGAAAGCTTGAAATATATGTTTATATCTTTCCCATTCCCTTAATGCACGAAACTGGAATTACAATAGCCGTTTCTGGGATTTTATTGGACTAGGTACATTTCTAGATAGCAACAGAATTGATAAACTGAAATGCCTATGATTTTTGGGATTCAAGTTTCAACAGCCAACAATGAAGCTAACTGGCAAAAAAATGATACTAATGACATACCTGTTGCATCATCAGGTTGCCTTGAGACTGCATGAGGGGGTAGCTGGAGTCTGAAATTTGGCGGAAGCGCTTCAGCTCCTTAACGAGAACTCAGGGTAGCTAGTTGGTTAGGACTTAGATTGCATTAACACGCATACATGTAATCTAGGTCTCCAATCTAATTTAGAGGTATGTAAGAACGCATCCATATGTATGTGGGTGAGTGTGAGCATCCTACATTTATCATGAGAAAAAGATGTCTCATTAGTTAATTGGAACCGGAGCTTTCCATGCTTCAGCTAGCCTCTCATATTTCTTCCCTCTCACGGTCTCGCACACGTTTGTTTGGAtaaatggaataaaatatacCAGTTCCTACATCTGAAGATGTAATTACATTGTTTTCGCTATGAAGTAGACTTCATCTATCACATAGTCATGATTCATTCACTAAGCAAAAGAGATTTAACAAATAGATAATGTTAACCATCAAACACTTACTCTATTGCTAAACATTCATCTATATTTGATGAAGATGTCCATAATAAATGTCTAAAGACGGCATAAAATGTTTATTCCTATTTTATTTATCTATGATCCAAACATATTGGATATTCAAAGATGATGTTGTAAGTTAAAAGTGATTTGTAAAgctttttaaataaatttagcAAAACTGCAATCGAAAGAAAAGATGTTAAATAATCTCGTtggtattttaaaaataaaatttctagTTACCTTGTCAGTTTCTTTTAACTAAGACCATTTCTTTATGTAAAAACCACACAAATATCTTTATTTTGAAGGGAAGTTTTAATTTCCACGCACATACACACAAACAAAAATACCCATACTTTTACGTAGTAGTGCCATGTCTAAAGTGTGAACTCTATAAAACTAAGGATATATTTAATTCGCTACTGCACTTTACCATATTTTACTGAACTTTCTCTAGCAGCTATTTAATTTGCTGTCACAATTTTAACGTATCATAGTTTTTTAACCTTTGACCTTACTTATCATAagctaattttttattaaattttatttaaGATGTAACGAATAATTTATTCATCACACCTTAAGCATGATTTTGTTAAAGATGTGATAATTTATAATAGTTAACCAAACCAGCTCTAAGCACAGCACAAAACTGTACACTCGCATATCCACGCAGAGTAACGAATGCCACGcatatgccttttttttttcccggaCCATGACATATGCACTTAGCACGTCCCTGCAAGTGCTATGGTTCTGAGGCCCCACCAGCATCGACAGGTGGTGTGTGTGGTGACGGGGCAAAGGCCTCCTCcatctgatctgatctgatctaAAGAGACTGTCCGTGCTCGGTAGCATCTGTTCCTGGATCAAACCGCACTCGTCAATATCTTcttaacaaaatttatttgtgCTGGTgcttacaacaaaaatataaatattacatgtagcaatattaaataaaaaatttaagataTAAGATGTGAATTGTTATAGGAGTATCGCTGAAGGAATAGGCGGGCCGTTGCTCTTCCGTCCGCAACGGTGTGGGTCGCGATCGGGTGTCCTGCCCGCCTGCGCGATATGGGCGGACGATACTGCAGTCTCACACACCGCGCGCGTGGGCACGAGCAGCCGGCGTCCGATGGCGACCGCCGAGAGCGTTGCCATCGCGCGCCGCGACGGACGTGGGGTCCGGCCGCGGATGCCACCGGGACAAGGTTCCACGGCCATGTCGACCTCGGCCATCAGAGCTACGCGACTATTCCAAAGGTGATAAGGCTGTCTCTGCACAAGTTTCAGAAGTTGAGAGCTGAGACTATCTATGATCGAGAGGATTGGCTCTGAACTTGTGATATGAATAGTTACGAATCGGCTCTATGAAGTTCCTGGCTGTGATGCCTGGTAGGGGATAGGATAATAGGAGAACGAACTTATTTTTCCAACATAAAAAACCTCTCTGGTCTATCTACAAAGGAATAAGTCTAGATGGCCTCTGAACTACTGCAGTTCATCTACTCCACTCCTGACCTATAAAATTAGGTAACGTACCCTTAAACTATCCAATCTCGTCTAATTTATCCCTAAACTGGTTTTCAAGGTGGTTTTGCTTTGTAGGCTTGCCACGACAGCgtttttccccctttttcttctcttcctcctctcaatTCCCGACTCAGTGCCGCTGCCGCAGGGCGGGTGGCTAGCCGCCGGCCTGCCAGGCCCCGCCATGCCCTAgtccctccccctccccacccGGCCCTATCTCGCTCGCCGTGCACCGAACAGAGCAGCTCCTGCGCCACTCGACTCAGCCGCGCACCCACGAACATGGATCCATATATGTCGCCTCCGACCTCGAAGAAGACGATGACGATGGCCCATCGAGGTCTCATCACCGTCTACCAACTCAGAGAGCCCGACAACGGCAACAACACCATCTCCAGGTGGCGCCAGTGACACGCGTTCGAGGCAGAGACTGCCGCCATCGGCCACGCGCACCACCCCAAGATCCTGCTCGACGATGAGCTCCGGGCACACGTGTCCAGGTTTGGGCTTACCTGTCTGGTCGCCGGCGTGCACAAGACGATGGGCCACTCCAAGAAGCTCGGCAGTGCAGCCTGCGCACTACGCGGCTGGGGGGTGCCATACGTGGCCCTGGAGCTGCACCCCTGGCGCGACCGCTAAGAGGTGATCTAGAATTATTCCATCTACAAATCAACGTTTCCCCACTAAGCCCAAGCAGAGAAATATGGCTCCTTTCGCTTTCCGACTTGGCTTTCGTGGCACGTCATTTGACAGGCCCATCCACAATACACTGTCATCCCGTTCCCGTCCCTGCCGATCAGAACCCCAAAAGCCAATCCGCCTAGAACTCTCCTCTTGTTAACCAGATCACCACTAGCTCCCTTCATCATCTTGCAAGTCCTCCGCAGCTCATCATTCATCAACCGGTCTCCTTGTCCGAGACTGACTGACTGACTGATTGGTTCTGCCATGTGCTTTCGACGACACAGTGAGTCGTAGCAGCAGCTGGTCTTCGCAGCCACGCGTGACTGAATTCTGACCCGTCGTTTACGTGCCTCTGGGTAGGCAGGAGGCGACGAGGTCAGCCGGTGGCCAACCGGAGCGCCATCACCTGACCCACTATGGCCTATCCGCAGTAGCAGCTGCTTTTGTTCAGTCTTGTCCCGGTGCAGCGTGCGCGTACAAAATTCCTTGCCGTGCTGCACCGCCTCGACCCACGGGTCCTTTAACGAGAATAACCACCGGCGCACAGCTACCCCGGCAGCCTAACGGCCACGGCAGCGACGCCTGGCTCTGATGCTGCCATGTCGCTCCTGTATCCTATTGCTAGGCCTCCTACTCTCGTGCCTCCAcgtggccgccgccgcgcgggctGCGCCGGTGAGCGTGCACCGGCCGGACGGCGGTGCGACGTGGCACTCGTTTAAGCAGCTGCTGGACGCGCGGCGAGGCAGCCGCGTCGCAGGGCTTGGCGAGCTGAAGCGGTACCTGGCGAGGTTCGGGTACATGCCCAAGTCGGAGCATGGCCCGACGGACGCGTTCGACGAGCACCTGGAGGTCGCCGTGAGGCGGTACCAGTCCATGCTCAGCCTGCCGGTCACGGGCCAGCTCGACTCCCCCACGCTCGACCGGATCATGGCCCCGCGCTGCGGCGTCGGGGACGACGACCACGGCGTGTCCGTGTCCCTCTCGGCCTCGACGGCGagccggggcggcggcggcgcggtcaGCCGGTTCACGTTCTTCAAGGGCGAGCCGCGGTGGACGCAGCCGGACCCGCTCGTGCTGACGTACGCCATCTCGCCGACGGCCACCGTCGACTACCTGCCGCCCGAGGCCGTGCGCGCCGTGTTCCGGCGCGCGTTCGCGCGGTGGGCGCGGGTCATCCCAGTGGGCTTCGTCGAGACCGACGACTACAACGCGGCCGACATCAGGGCGGGGTTCTACGTGGGCAGCCACGGCGACGGCATCCCCTTCGACGGACCGCTCGGCGTGCTCGGCCACGCCTTCTCCCCGAAGAACGGGCGGCTCCACCTCGACGCCGCGGAGCGGTGGGCGGTGGACATGGACGCCGAGACGGTGCACTCGGCCATCGACTTGGAGTCCGTGGCCACGCACGAGATCGGGCACGTCCTCGGGCTGGGGCACTCATCGTCGCCGAAAGCTGTCATGTATCCGAGCCTCAGGCCACGGGAAAAGAAGGCGGACCTCACCGTGGACGACGTCGAAGGCGTCCAGTGGCTGTACGGGTCCAACCCAGGGTTCAGCCTCAGCTCGCTCTACGCGCAGGACGCCGCCTCCATGTCGCCGGGGAGGAGCAGTTGGCTTGGTGGCTCGGTTAGCTTTGTTTGTGCAGTCTTGGTCATACTTGCGACGCACTTGTAGATAGACAGGTGCCAATAGGCAAAAGGATAAGAACAGAATGAAAAAGGAAAGTGTTAGGTAGCGTGATTCAGCAGGAGAAAGAAATATATCCTCCTGTTGCTTAGTTCAGCACACCAAACCATTTGCCAGGAAGAGAAAGATGCGTTTGTTTCTCTTCTTATATGTTGCTTTTGTACAGTGCCGGTGAAATTGCTGTAAAATGTCTGATGAAACTGTACATAATTTTATCAGTCAGACGCATGGATGACATCTACACGAGGACTATGCAATTGGGGTCAAGAATCAAAACCCAATTCTGGATGATTTATAGACCGACAACAAGCAAATGATCCACCTGATCAGTATGCAAGACAGCAGTAGTGTCCGCGACTACAACCTGGAGGGGCCAATTTAAGCCGATCGCCATAGTATAAACCCTGCAGAGCTCCCGACGTCTGTTCGGAAAAATTAAGCCGATCGCGAAAACAATCTAGATAAAACTACTACCAGTTGCACAACTGAAGATATGAAACCGGCTAACGAGTCACCAAGCTAAGACGTTAGGATGAGTCATCAAAGCGAGACTACTCCATTTGCATCAGGTCCTagacatgcaaaaaaaaaaccgcCCGGAGGTGTGAGTTGTTGCATCAAAGAAGCACGCATAAGGCAGAGTCATCCCTTCAATTGGCGCAACAAAACCGGTGAGCTTATGACCATCGACACCAGGGATTGCACGtttaaactttgaccatcaatatctTTTTAAATATTTCGATTGAACTTTTATAAAATAGTATAGCCAGATTTGTCTTGTATAGCagtttcataatattacaaatttactATGTTTTGCATACAGTTTATAACATATGATCAGAATCCAGTGGTAAAATTCAAACTTGCACCATCTTCAAGACAGGCAACACGAGGCGCAAAGCAGATAGTTGAGCACGGAAAGCTCATGCATGAGTTAGTAATACAACTCAAACAAAAAAGTGGACAATTAAAAACCTACACAGCAAATCTTCAGGAGAAGGTCCAATTTCACATATTGAACTGCCCTATCATATTTGCAAGCCTCTTGCTACCCTTCTCAAAATACAGATAACAGTTTCAGACATCTATGTATCTATTATCCTATTTGTTAGCCTCCCTTGCAAATTATAAGTTAATTGATCAAATGGAATGCATCCTTCAAAAGGATGGAAGCCAACAGGTTATTTGAAAAAGTGCTACAATTTCTAACCCAGGCGAGTACCCTCTATAGAGAACCAGGAAGCTACCTTAAAAAAAAGACTCAAGCCAGTATTGACCAAATGAAACAAAAAGATATGatacatgcaaaaaaaaacGACAGACCACCATAATAATTCCTACATTTTCATGGAAGAAGCAGGATAAATCCAACAATCACAGTCTCCATATGGTTTCAAGACAAGGCCTTCATCAAGGTGAAAGCAAATCAACTGGGTCAGCAACCAACC
Coding sequences:
- the LOC133903649 gene encoding 2-oxoglutarate-dependent dioxygenase 11-like, yielding MAGTFDKMKVEFVDQDESVQVVADTIRSTGEVPERYVRHEIKADAVIVDAEGYNLPMIDMSRLLNPEFSEEEIAKLGSACEHWGFFQLVNHGVDGGLLQQVKADIAEFFSLPLEEKLAVAIAPNGMQGFGHHFVFSKEQKLDWVDLLFLATRPIEERNLAFWPTKPSTFRDTLDKYSLELANVSAQLFKFMANNLGVDQEALLGPFKGLPQSVRINYYPPCSQADKVLGLSPHTDGVGMTFLLHVNDVEGLQIRKDGNWFSVQALPGALVVNIGDILEILTNGKYQSIEHRAVINPDKERITIAAFHSAHLFCTIGPLQELLKAGKVHYRAIDGVEFTKGYFSAKLEGRRYLESLKLGI
- the LOC133903297 gene encoding metalloendoproteinase 1-MMP-like is translated as MLPCRSCILLLGLLLSCLHVAAAARAAPVSVHRPDGGATWHSFKQLLDARRGSRVAGLGELKRYLARFGYMPKSEHGPTDAFDEHLEVAVRRYQSMLSLPVTGQLDSPTLDRIMAPRCGVGDDDHGVSVSLSASTASRGGGGAVSRFTFFKGEPRWTQPDPLVLTYAISPTATVDYLPPEAVRAVFRRAFARWARVIPVGFVETDDYNAADIRAGFYVGSHGDGIPFDGPLGVLGHAFSPKNGRLHLDAAERWAVDMDAETVHSAIDLESVATHEIGHVLGLGHSSSPKAVMYPSLRPREKKADLTVDDVEGVQWLYGSNPGFSLSSLYAQDAASMSPGRSSWLGGSVSFVCAVLVILATHL